A part of Rhipicephalus microplus isolate Deutch F79 chromosome 8, USDA_Rmic, whole genome shotgun sequence genomic DNA contains:
- the LOC142769332 gene encoding uncharacterized protein LOC142769332 gives MSQPAVSNTIHEVTEAIITVAARKRVADFLLTTAAKDEAKVEFVLRGCIPGVLACADGTLVTIRKPEGFRLVDTASFMSRRGYYVQNVMIVRATTPGCGNTTHCVHA, from the exons atgtctcagccggcggtgagcaacaccatccacgaggtgacggaggcgatcattaccgtggctgctagaaaaagggtggcggacttcttactgacaacagctgctaaggatgaggcaaaggtggagtttgtgctacgcggttgcatcccaggggtgctggcgtgtgccgatggcacgttggtcaccattcgcaagccagagggattcagactggttgacacggcgagcttcatgtccagaaggggctattatgtccagaacgtcatgatc gttcgtgccacgactcctgggtgtgggaacacaacccactgcgtgcacgcctag